The Candidatus Latescibacterota bacterium sequence CCTCGATCACCTCGTCTTCGGAATCGACCACATGAAGAAAATCCATATCTTCCGGAGAGATCATCCCGTCAGCCAGCATCCTTTCCTTGGCCCAATCGACCAGTCCGCGCCAGTAGTCG is a genomic window containing:
- a CDS encoding LOG family protein, whose translation is MLVGHDYWRGLVDWAKERMLADGMISPEDMDFLHVVDSEDEVIEGINRTYKNLKLNKKQQS